GCCCGCGGCAGGTTGCGGTGCTCATGGCCCGGATGGCTGAGCTTCACCAGGGCGAAGCGCTGCAGCTCATCGAGGCCCTGCCATTGCGCCAGGTTGAGCGGCGTGCCCAGCTGCCGGCAGGCCGCCGCCAGCACCGCCGGCAGCGCCTCCCCGTCGGCCGCACTGGGCAGGGCTTCCAGCTGGGCCGGCGGCAGGGGCCGGGCCGGACCAGCGGCCATGGCAGCCGTGCGTTGCAGCAGCCATTGGCGCAGGGCCTCGATCGCGAGGGGCTGATCGGGCCAGGCCAGCAGCCCCTCACGCTCCGCGGTGCCCAGGGCCTGCCAGTGGCTGAGCTTGAGCTTCACTCCCGCCAGATCAAGCTTGCGCCGCACCGCCATCGGCAGGCAGCGCAGATCGGCGACGAAATCGGCCTCAAAGCCGAAGCAGCGGTCGTGGCTGGCGCGCGCAGGCAGGCTCATGGGGCAAGATCCTGGCGCAGCTTTTCGCCGCAGCGGGCGGCCAGCAGGGCGCGGGCCTGCTCGAGCCCCGCCGGCAGGCTGTCGCAGCGCTCGGCCAGCCAGAGGTACACCCCCAGGTTCCACAGCAGCGACTCCGCCAGCGGTCCCTCGCCCTGCAGCGCCGCCAGCGCCTGCTCGCGCCAGAGCTCCAGGTTCTGCCAGGGCACCTCCGGGCCGCAGAGGCCATGGTCGCGGGGATGGACCAGCAGGCGGGTGATCACGCCATCGCGGCCCCGGGCGGTGATGCCGGCGCGGCTGGTGGGCAGGTCGGTGGAGCCCTCCAGCCCCTTGACCGTGAGCAGATCGGTTTCGCCGGCATGGGCCAACGCCTCCCAGGCGCGGGCCTCGGTGGGGGGATGAACGAAGCCGCTCACCAGCAGGTGCTCCCCCTGGTGGGGGGTCCAGAGGAGCTCCAGGCTGGCCACCGGCGGCCGCTTGCCGATGTCCTCACGGATCGGCAGCAGCCGTTCGGCGGCCGGGAAATGGCAGGGCTGGTGGGTGAGGGCCAGGCCCTGGATCTCCAGCCGCTGCTGCAGGTCGGCCAGGCTGAGCCGCCGCCAGTCGATGCCGAGGGCAGCGAACAGCTCGGCGAGGCTGATGCCGTACTTCACCGGCATCGGAGCTCCGCCGTGCAGCACCACCGGCTGGCCGGCGGCCGCCAGCAGCAGGGCCAGCAGCGGCAGCAGCGGCGCGGTGCGGCTGCGGCCGTCGTACGGCACCCCGAAGCAGAGCGGCCGCTGGCCGGGGGTACGCAGCACCGGGCCGTGCTCGCGGTAGCTGTCGAGCATGCCGGCCAGCTCCAGCGGCGACGGCCGGCGAATGCGATGGGCGATCAGGAACGCCCCCAGCTGGGCATCGCTCACCGGCCCCAGCAGCATCAGATCGGTGGCTTCGCGAGCCTCGGCGCGGGTCAGACCGGTGCTGGTGTGCTCACCGCTGCCCACCTTGGCCAGCAGCTCGCGGAAGCGCAGCACCTCCGGCGCCAGCGCCGGGCGGCGGGCGGCGCCTGGGGCGCTGGCGCCCTTCACGGCAGAAATCGGTACCACCTGCGACAAGACTTCGGCGCTCCGGCTGAAAGGGTGAGGATTCCGATCATTAGGCATGCGCAGGCCCGCTGCGAACTCTGCAGGGGTTCCCGCGCCATGCGGCCGGCGGCCCGATCGGTGTTTCCCCTCTCGTTTCCCTTCCCTCCATGGCGACGCTCAACAAGGTGGAGCAGGCCAAAGCCGGCTTCTGTGGTCTGGATCTGGCGCCGCGGCTGAGTGAACTGAGCGCCGCCGGCTGGGAATCCCTCGATGAGGCCACCCTCACCATCCATCTCAAGTGGCTGGGCATTTTCTTTCGGCCGGTCACGCCCGGGCGCTTCATGCTGCGGCTGCGGCTGCCCAACGGCGTGATCCACGCCGACCAGCTGGACGTGCTGGCAGAGGCCGTGGATCGCTGCGGCAGCCACGGCAGCGCCGACATCACCACCCGCCAGAACATCCAGCTGCGCGGCCTGCTGCTGGAGGACATGCCGCCGCTGATGGCGGCGCTTGAGCGGGTGGGCCTGACCAGCCGCCAGTCGGGCCACGACAACCCCCGCAACGTGACCGGCAACCCCCTGGCCGGCATCGACCCCGAGGAGTTCATCGACACCCGGCCGCTGGTGGACAGCATCCAGGCGGCGGTGCTG
The Synechococcus sp. MW101C3 DNA segment above includes these coding regions:
- a CDS encoding nitrate reductase associated protein: MSLPARASHDRCFGFEADFVADLRCLPMAVRRKLDLAGVKLKLSHWQALGTAEREGLLAWPDQPLAIEALRQWLLQRTAAMAAGPARPLPPAQLEALPSAADGEALPAVLAAACRQLGTPLNLAQWQGLDELQRFALVKLSHPGHEHRNLPRALQEFGLSCG
- a CDS encoding anthranilate phosphoribosyltransferase, which encodes MAPEVLRFRELLAKVGSGEHTSTGLTRAEAREATDLMLLGPVSDAQLGAFLIAHRIRRPSPLELAGMLDSYREHGPVLRTPGQRPLCFGVPYDGRSRTAPLLPLLALLLAAAGQPVVLHGGAPMPVKYGISLAELFAALGIDWRRLSLADLQQRLEIQGLALTHQPCHFPAAERLLPIREDIGKRPPVASLELLWTPHQGEHLLVSGFVHPPTEARAWEALAHAGETDLLTVKGLEGSTDLPTSRAGITARGRDGVITRLLVHPRDHGLCGPEVPWQNLELWREQALAALQGEGPLAESLLWNLGVYLWLAERCDSLPAGLEQARALLAARCGEKLRQDLAP